One part of the Arsenicicoccus dermatophilus genome encodes these proteins:
- a CDS encoding Fpg/Nei family DNA glycosylase codes for MPELPEVQALVDFLAERLVDDAITQVALGSFSVLKTVDPPPQAFEGAVVSSVSRHGKFVDVDCDGLHLVFHLAKAGWLRWYDELPGTTVRPGRSPIALRVGLLGGGGFDLTEAGTRKSLAAYIVRSPQEVPGIARLGPDPLAPELTQDAFAGLLAGRSVQIKGLLRDQSVIAGVGNAYSDEVLHVARLSPFAQASSLDDDAVARLYRALRDTLAAAVVAASGRPADQVKDAKRAGMRVHGRTGEPCPECGDTVAEVAFADRSLQYCPTCQTGGKPLADRRMSKLLK; via the coding sequence CGGGTCCTTCTCGGTGCTCAAGACCGTCGACCCACCGCCCCAGGCCTTCGAGGGGGCGGTGGTGTCGTCGGTGTCCCGGCACGGCAAGTTCGTCGACGTCGACTGCGACGGGCTGCACCTGGTCTTCCACCTCGCCAAGGCCGGCTGGCTGCGGTGGTACGACGAGCTGCCCGGCACCACCGTGCGGCCCGGGAGGTCGCCGATCGCCCTGCGGGTGGGGCTGCTCGGCGGCGGTGGCTTCGACCTGACCGAGGCCGGCACCCGGAAGTCCTTGGCGGCCTACATCGTCCGCTCCCCGCAGGAGGTGCCCGGCATCGCGCGGCTGGGGCCCGACCCGCTCGCGCCGGAGCTCACCCAGGACGCCTTCGCCGGGCTGCTCGCCGGACGCAGCGTGCAGATCAAGGGGCTGCTGCGCGACCAGTCCGTGATCGCCGGCGTGGGCAACGCCTACAGCGACGAGGTGCTGCACGTCGCGCGACTGTCGCCCTTCGCCCAGGCCTCGTCGCTGGACGACGACGCCGTCGCGCGGCTGTATCGCGCGCTGCGCGACACCCTCGCCGCCGCCGTGGTCGCCGCGTCCGGCAGGCCCGCCGACCAGGTCAAGGACGCCAAGCGCGCCGGGATGCGGGTGCACGGGCGGACCGGCGAGCCCTGCCCCGAGTGCGGCGACACGGTGGCAGAGGTGGCCTTCGCCGACCGGTCGCTGCAGTACTGCCCCACCTGCCAGACCGGCGGCAAGCCTCTCGCCGACCGGCGGATGTCCAAGCTCCTCAAGTGA
- a CDS encoding rhodanese-like domain-containing protein: MGIPTERQDDVPQISRDQLADDAVILDVRNQDEWDLGHAPGAIHIPLPQLEARVGELPAGRPLPVTCRGGGRAGRATAWLVEQGVDAANLTDGMLGWKAAGRALVDEQGGQPDVQ, from the coding sequence ATGGGTATCCCGACCGAACGCCAGGACGACGTCCCCCAGATCAGCCGCGACCAGCTCGCCGACGACGCGGTGATCCTCGACGTGCGCAACCAGGACGAGTGGGACCTCGGGCATGCGCCCGGCGCCATCCACATCCCGCTGCCGCAGCTCGAGGCGCGGGTGGGCGAGCTGCCCGCGGGGCGTCCGCTCCCGGTGACCTGCCGCGGCGGCGGGCGGGCGGGTCGCGCCACGGCCTGGCTGGTGGAGCAGGGTGTCGACGCCGCCAACCTCACCGACGGCATGCTCGGGTGGAAGGCCGCCGGTCGTGCCCTCGTCGACGAGCAGGGTGGTCAGCCCGACGTGCAGTGA
- a CDS encoding VOC family protein produces the protein MALARYVDLTIDARDTEKLARFWSRALGLRMVAYGADGYGLLGEDPTDTVWIRPVPHRADQHRRVHLDIYAADTDTLVEAGGSIVDRHSYPWDIALDPEQRELGVVVRPSERRRMYQVVVDSPDPEANAAWWGRVLDTKVHPVPEDPAIAFIEPIPGAPFESIVFARETRPKSDFNSMRLAITAQTPDVLLLLGATMCDEDNPDPARTWMRDPFGNEFTWVAP, from the coding sequence ATGGCCCTGGCCCGCTACGTAGACCTGACGATCGACGCCCGCGACACCGAGAAGCTCGCCCGCTTCTGGTCGCGCGCGCTCGGGCTCCGCATGGTCGCGTACGGCGCCGACGGCTACGGCCTGCTCGGCGAGGACCCCACCGACACCGTGTGGATCCGCCCGGTGCCGCACCGCGCCGACCAGCACCGACGCGTCCACCTGGACATCTACGCCGCCGACACCGACACCCTCGTCGAGGCGGGCGGGTCGATCGTCGACCGGCACAGCTATCCCTGGGACATCGCCCTCGACCCCGAGCAGCGCGAGCTCGGCGTGGTGGTGCGGCCGTCCGAGCGGCGCCGGATGTACCAGGTCGTCGTCGACTCCCCCGACCCCGAGGCCAACGCCGCCTGGTGGGGCCGGGTGCTGGACACCAAGGTGCACCCCGTGCCCGAGGACCCGGCGATCGCGTTCATCGAGCCGATCCCCGGGGCGCCCTTCGAGTCCATCGTCTTCGCCCGCGAGACCCGCCCCAAGAGCGACTTCAACTCCATGCGCCTCGCGATCACCGCGCAGACACCCGACGTCCTGCTGCTCCTGGGTGCGACGATGTGCGACGAGGACAACCCTGACCCCGCGCGCACCTGGATGCGCGATCCCTTCGGCAACGAATTCACCTGGGTGGCACCATGA
- a CDS encoding ATP-binding protein — protein sequence MDPIRNPYAPGAGQRPPELAGRDEQLKAFDVVLERVSRGRPERSIVLTGLRGVGKTVLLNALRSAAVRAKWGTGKLEARPEQRLRRPLASALHTAVRELGHPQGEDVDQVLGVIKAFAQRDVDPKAKLRDRWNPGIEAPAVTGRADSGDIEIDLVELFTDCAGLAADVGRGIAVFIDEMQDLHPEDVSALCAACHELSQQGAPLIVVGAGLPHLPAVLSASKSYSERLFRYNRIDRLSRAAADQALQAPAESEDAAFEEDALAQMYAVTGGYPYFIQAYGAVAWDVAPASPIRVEDVRVAAPAAEEELAVGFFGSRYERATPAEREYLRAMADAAVAEREAGRPLDETESVATSAVATLLGRKPQSLSPARDALLKKGLIYSGERGRIAFTVPHFGRYLRAHAGDD from the coding sequence GTGGACCCGATCAGGAACCCCTATGCCCCCGGTGCCGGACAGCGACCCCCCGAGCTGGCGGGGCGCGACGAGCAGCTGAAGGCCTTCGACGTGGTGCTGGAGCGGGTGTCGCGCGGACGCCCGGAGCGCTCGATCGTGCTGACCGGGCTGCGTGGCGTCGGCAAGACCGTCCTGCTCAACGCGCTGCGCTCGGCCGCGGTCCGCGCGAAGTGGGGCACCGGCAAGCTGGAGGCGCGCCCGGAGCAGCGGCTGCGGCGCCCGCTCGCCTCCGCGCTGCACACCGCGGTGCGCGAGCTCGGCCACCCGCAGGGCGAGGACGTCGACCAGGTGCTCGGCGTGATCAAGGCCTTCGCCCAGCGCGACGTCGACCCCAAGGCCAAGCTGCGCGACCGGTGGAACCCAGGCATCGAGGCGCCCGCCGTCACCGGGCGGGCAGACTCGGGCGACATCGAGATCGACCTGGTCGAGCTGTTCACCGACTGCGCCGGGCTGGCCGCCGACGTGGGGCGCGGGATCGCGGTCTTCATCGACGAGATGCAGGACCTGCACCCCGAGGACGTGTCCGCGCTGTGCGCCGCCTGCCACGAGCTGTCCCAGCAGGGGGCGCCGCTCATCGTGGTCGGCGCCGGGCTGCCGCACCTGCCCGCCGTGCTGTCCGCGTCGAAGTCCTACTCGGAGAGGCTGTTCCGCTACAACCGCATCGACCGGCTCTCCCGGGCCGCCGCCGACCAGGCCCTGCAGGCGCCGGCCGAGTCGGAGGACGCGGCCTTCGAGGAGGACGCGCTCGCCCAGATGTATGCCGTGACCGGCGGCTATCCCTACTTCATCCAGGCGTACGGCGCGGTCGCGTGGGACGTGGCGCCCGCCTCGCCGATCCGGGTGGAGGACGTGCGCGTCGCGGCACCCGCGGCCGAGGAGGAGCTGGCCGTCGGGTTCTTCGGGTCCCGCTACGAGCGGGCGACGCCGGCGGAGCGGGAGTACCTGCGCGCGATGGCGGACGCCGCGGTCGCCGAGCGGGAGGCGGGTCGCCCGCTCGACGAGACCGAGTCCGTGGCGACCTCGGCCGTGGCCACGCTGCTCGGCCGCAAGCCGCAGTCCTTGTCGCCCGCTCGGGACGCGTTGCTGAAGAAGGGGCTGATCTACTCCGGGGAGCGGGGGCGCATCGCGTTCACGGTGCCGCACTTCGGGAGGTATCTGCGCGCCCATGCCGGCGACGACTGA